ACCCAATTATCCAAGAAAATCATATTTTGCTGAAAATCAAAAATTTCAAAATATTATATTAAAACGTTTTCGAAAACGTCAAATTTTACTACAAGGATCTATTTCTATAAATAGTTCTTTGCTTGAATTAATTGATTCATTAACTTTTTTAGATAATTCAATAGAACTTAAACTTATTGGCCCTATTCAGGAAGAAGAAAAATATTTCATGAAAGATTTTGCACTTAATAAGCAGGTTGCTGACCGTACTAAATATTTTATGCCAGTACCCTATAATGAGCTACCCTCACATACTTGGCTCGCTACTTTGGGCGTATGTTTATATAAAAAAACAGATATTAATCATCAAACGATGGGGACAGCATCAAATAAAATCTATGAGTATGCTGCCTGCGGATTACCTGTGATTGTCAGCGACCAGCCCAACTATCGAGAACATCTTGCGGGTGAGAGTTGGGTTCGTTTTGCCGATCCTGATGACTCCCATTCCATTGCATCTGCTGTTGAAGATATCCTCAGTGACTTTGACAATTACCAAGCAATGTGCTTAGGGGCTAGACAAGCTTTTGAAGAAAAGTATAACTACGAGTCCGCTTTTTCTCCTTTGCTTATGAAAATTCAAGAATTACTTAATTGTAGTAAAACAGCAAAGCTTTAGGTAAGCAAACAATTCATCCAATGATAATTCTAGATTATGTCACTTTTTAGCAAAATTGCCTCACAAAAATCCTATCTATCATCTATTGATCCAGCCAACCGAAATGCTTTAATACAGTTTCAGCATCGTATGTCTGAGTATTACTTGACATCACCTTACCATAGTAATTGGATCAAAGGTTTGAATGTGCGTTGGCAGAATGGAGTACATGATGCCCAACTATCTATGTGTAAGCTAATACCGGATGGAGCTACTGTATTAGAAGTTGGTTGCGGTGATGGCAGTGCTGCCCAAGAGATTAGTACCCGTGTAAAAGAAGTTCTGTATACAGGTGTTGATTTAAGCGCCCAGATGTGGGAGGGACGGCAAGATTTTAATTTTATGGTTGCTAGAGCAGAACAACTACCATTTTCATCAGCTTCATTTGATGTTGTTCTCTCTATGTTTGTCATAGAACATCTTGTCTTTCCCAGTTCTTTTTTAGATGAGGCGTGGAGAGTTTTAAAACCAGGAGGAAAATTGATTACCATAGCACCAGATTTTGACGCTAATGCTATGCCTTCTGAAAAAAATGGCTTCAGCTATGGAACTGGAAGAACAAAATTATTACAAGGTAAGCTGTTAGATGCACTTATGACTTTCTATGATAGCCGTATACGTCTACCATTTCTACGTTTTAAACGTAGAAATAAAATAGGCAAATTCTTATTTGAATTTCCTATATTTGTTGAGCCACGATGCTTACAATTCTCGGAATTTATAACAGACTGTGACGCTGTTTATCCTGTATCTTCTCAAGAAATAGTCAATTATTTAGAGGAAAAAACTGATTATAAAGACCAATTAGTATTTTATCGTAACTCCTCAACTTTTGGTCTGCTGATTACAAAAAAATGAAATTTCAAAAAAAAAATGAATAAAATAGCAATTTTGATTCCAACCTTTAACAGTGAAACTACCATTAGCGAAACGCTTGAATCTATCCAATCTCAGAATGAGTGGCTCCCGAAAATATCTGCTGTCTATATTGCTGATGATTATTCAAGCGATCGCACAATAGCATTGGTAGAACAAAGTTGGAAGATGCCAACACAGTTAAATATTCTCAAAGCAGATAAAAATCTCGGTGAACGAGGCAATGTTAACCGAGCTATGGCAGTGTTGAGAGACTCTACAGACTGGGTTTTAATATTGCATTCTGATGATATTGCCAAGCCCAACTGGCTAGAGACGATGATTTTAAGGATAGAAGCTTGTTCAGAAAAGGTAGGTAGTATTTGCTCAAGCTGGGATAATTTAATGCCTGATGGCTCTTTAAGGCAAGGAGAAGATAATCTTAATAGAGAAATTGAAGTAATTGAAGGTCATCAGAAATCTGTTAGAGATACTTTGTTGAAAGGTTGTTGGTGGCATATATCAGGCTGTGCTATTCGAGTTAAAGCTTTTGAAGATTGTGGAGGTTTTTCTCCTAATCTTCCACAGTTAGGTGATTGGGAATGGTTATTACGCTGTCTTCATAGTGGGTGGTCTGTAGAGTACATTCCCAGAACATTGATTTTGTATAGGCAATCTACAGTTAGTGTGTCTTCTAAATCATTTCAGACGCATCGAGATATTACAGAATTCTTAGAAATTATACCTCAGTATATTAAGTTCTTAGAATCTACTGAACTACGTCATCTATATATGCAAAAAGTTGATTCTCTGATCAGGCGAGCAGTTAAATCCTTAATTACGCTCAATATTACAAGGTTTATGCAAGCTTTTCAGGTTTTGTTTACCTTGTTGCTCAGCTTGAGAGAATCTCAAAAAAATTCCAAAATTCTTTATAACGATTAGTGTCAGCAAATAATTTTTTGCCAGAAATTCAGTTAATTTGCTTGAAAAATCTGTATTAGGTTATTCGCAAATAGGGAGGTATTGTCGAATCACAAATTATGTTGGTTTTTACTGAATAACTGAGTTAGGATATTGTCGCCAAGTATCTGAGGCAATTGATGTGCATAACTGATGAGGACTCTTAAAGCATGAATTTGCCGGAGGTCTTTGTCAGCTTTGTTTTTATTATAATTTACTGAAATTCAAAGCTGAGATAGATATAACTTATGGAAGAGCGACAGTACCTAACCTATTTGCTATTCACTTGGGTAGCAATTATAGTTTTAGTAACTCGTAGTCAGTGGAATAAGAGATTACCTAGCGTGGGTCTGCCATTAATTTATTTGATCCAAGTAACCATGATGCATGGGTTCGGAGCTATGATATATGCCTTGCCGTGGTATCTTCCCAAGTTGGTGTCCTTTAAGAGCGCACATGCCTCGCTGGCTTACACAATTGCAGGTTTTACCCAAACGGTTTATGGGGGTATAGCATTTGCATTTGGTAGTATTATCATCGCTCCCTTGGCTTGGAAAATGTTTAAACCTACCAAGGGGTGGAATGTACCGAGTCAGCCTAACTTAAAATTACCTAAGACTTGTATTTTAATTGGATTTTTATTTTCTTTTCTTATCGGCCCAATCCTGAATAAACTTCCGAGCATAGGTGTAGTGTCCCTTGCGGGTAATGCACTCATTCCTATGGGGTTATGTTTGGCTTGTTGGAAAGCCTGGTGTATGCAAAATAAACTAGTCTTAATAGGCTTGCTGATGTTGAACATCCTTATACCCTTAAATACTGTGCTGACCTCCGGGTTTTTAGGTATGGGTATTGTGGTAGTTATGCCTGTGTTGGTATTCGTATTTAATTTTTACCGTCCACGATGGCAAGTCATAATTCTTGGAATACTAACTATGGCGTTTGCGTTAACTGTCTTTGTTAACTACGCGCGCGAACGCAATGAAATTCGTGCCAAAGTTTGGGGTGGACAAGGAATTGAGGCACGAATTGAGCAGTTGCAGAAAACAGTCAGTAACTTTGAATTTTTTAATATATCCAAGCAAGAGCATTTAGAACTCATTGATATGCGTTTAAATCTAAATGTTCAAGTTGGTCAAGGTGTGAGCTACCTCTCCAGTGGTAATGTTGATTTTGCTGGTACTAAAACACTGGAAGGGGCAGTAATTGCAGCAGTTCCCCGTATCCTTTGGCCAGATAAGCCAGCAAATGGGGGTAGTGGGGATCTTGTGACTCGTTACACAGGTGTGAAGTATGCTGAGGGAACTAGTGTAGGAGTGGGAAACGTTTTAGAGTTCTATATCAGCTTTGGAACATGGGGAGTAGTTTTAGGATTTTTATTTTTGGGAACTTTGCTACGATACATCGATATTGTAGCTGGGAAAAAATTAATTTCTGGTAATTGGGAGGGGTTTATTTCCTGGTTTCTGCCTGGACTAAATTTGATTAACCCTGGCGGTTCCATAGCCGAAATCGTAGGAGCTGTATTAGGCTCCATAATTATGCTTTATCTTCTCGACAAGTTTTATCTCCAAAAAGCAAGTCGGTTAAGGCCTTTACGAACTGATTCTTATCACTACAACTCCTAAGCCCCAATTAGAGGAACAATAAAGATATCGCCAGCTATAGCTATGCACAAACCTAGATATCACTGTCACCTTTGGTGTCCTGAGCTATTTAACGCCACAGGAGGAATTCAGCGTTACTCATCTTTCTGTTTCAAGGCATTCCAAACTCTCCACCCCGATTTTGCCTACGATATTTTGATTAAGCATGATACTGATGTACCACCAAAGTCAGCTAATTTGTGCTTTCATCCGACTGGTAACTGGCCATTATCCTTACGCACTCCAGCTTTTGCAGCTCAACTGATTGGTTTGGGTGTTTGGCAGCGTCCAAATTTAATATTTTCAACGCATCTTAACTTTAGCATTCCTGCTTACCTGTTAAAACGATTATTTGGCATTCCTTACTGGGTTGTAGCTCATGGAATTGAAGTTTGGAATCTTCAAAATTCAAATCTACAGACAGCCCTGAAACATGCCGATCGCATTTTAGCAGTTAGCCACTATACTCGCGATCGCATCCTCAAGGAACAAAACCTTAATCCCGATCAAGTTGTAGTTCTACCCAATACCTTTGACGCTGATAATTTTCAGATTGCACCCAAGCCTGATAGTCTACTCAAAAGATATGGCTTGCAAGCCCAACAACCTATAATACTCACTGTCGCTCGCCTTTCTCAATCAGAGCAGTATAAGGGCTACGATAAAATTCTTACTGCCTTACCCCAAATTCGTCAAGCTATCCCCGATGTTCATTATGTTCTGGTCGGTAAAGGAGACGACCGAACACGAGTTGAAGATTTAATTGCCAAATTTCAACTCCAAGACTGTGTAACGTTAGCTGGCTACGTTCCTGATGCAGAACTTAACTCTCACTACAATCTCTGCGATTTGTTTGCCATGCCGAGTAAAGGTGAAGGATTTGGTATTGTTTATTTAGAGGCACTTGCCTGTGGTAAACCTACTCTTGGAGGTAACAAAGATGGCGCGTTAGATGCCCTTTGTCAAGGAGAATTAGGCGCACTTGTTGATCCAGATAATACAGACGCGATCGCTCAAACTGTGATTCAAATTCTCCAAGGTGCTTATCCTAATCCCCTAATCTATCAACCAGAGGCTTTAAGAGAAAAGGTTATTAAACAATTTGGTTTTGAACGCTTTCAACAAACTCTTGGCGGCTACTTAGAAAATCATTTTCGGTCTTCTTAAAGGAGATAAATCTATGTTTAATTCAGATTTTTTAAACATCAGTAATAGTGAAATAGTTCATGACCTGAAAACTAAAGGATACTTTGCTTTTGAGCAGGCATTGAATGCACAATATGTTGATGAACTTCTTCAAGAAATTGATTTTGATCAACTGCTGCTTAATACTAATGATGTTGGTGTGGTTATAGCTCAAGATATTAAATTTTTAACCCATTGCCTAGCTAGCTCAAAAAAAACCTACGATGTCATTACGTCCCAAAAAGTTTTAGATATTTGTAAAGAATATTTTACCGATAATTACAAACTCACCAATCATCGAGTTTATCAAACTTCTCAAAACTCGCATATGCCTTGGCATACAGATAACAATCGCCAGATTGGCAAACAGTTGTCTGAAAAACATAATATGCCAGGTTTATTATTTTTGTTTTATTTATCAGATGTGGAAAAAAATGCATTCCAATATATCAAAGACTCTCATAAATGGTCTCGAAAATATAGTCATGAAATTTATCTAAGTGATAGCTATATTGAAAGTAAATATAGCGAAGATATTCTGACATTTCCAATGAAAAAGGGAAGCTTTATTTTGTGTGATATCCACGGAATCCACAGAGCAGAACCTTTTCATGATAAAACCTACGACAGAACTACCTTACTTTTTCAAGTTGATCAGGTTGGTAGTGACAATCTGGGACATGGTGAAAAAAATATAGTAAATACCGAGTATCTAGAAAATCTCACTCCAGAAGTTATGGATTACCTGGGATTTGGTTTTAGGAGAGATTACCCAGCTTTTCCTAACACTTCAATTGCCACCATGACACTGCCAGATATCTTAAAACTCCAAAAGCAGTTGTTACCCAAAACCTTAGAGGGTCTTAATAAAATTATAGTAAAATCTCTCTTACCTGCTGAAGCAATCATTAATGCCAAGCGTTTTCGATGGCACATCCAATCGAAATACTTTAAACAAAAGCAAAATCCATAACACAAAATGAAAATTTTGTTGATAGGTAATTACCAACCAGATGCAATTCAAAGCATGGATATATTTGCCTCTATGCTGGAAAATTACTTAACCCAGTGTGGACATCAAGTGCAAGTTATTCGTCCCAATCCCTGGTTTGGTAAACTTGTTTCATCGGCAAATTTTTTCAGAAAATGGTTAGGCTACATTGATAAGTTAATTCTTTTTCCAGCACAATTAAGTCAAGCATTAGCTTGGGCAGATGTAGTTCATATATGTGATCAAGGTAATGCATTTTACACCAAATATTTGCAGAATATACCCCATATTGTCACTTGTCATGACTTATTCCCAATTCGTGCTGGTTTAGGAGAATTTCCAGAACATCGAACT
Above is a window of Nostoc sp. UHCC 0702 DNA encoding:
- a CDS encoding glycosyltransferase, translating into MVKKTIGIMIYANPDHYPPTINAVHLLSEYFDVVLIGRNQDPPFWQYPANVRVHRLGEYTSVKEREQQSAVIKIWEYISFVVKARRLLKDVSLIYAYDAFGYTSAYLSQLLKPLSIPLVYHNHDLYSKLLSLTTLSGLVQIGERQWVHQANLVVFPSQERSLVFKQLTNFNGQLIILPNYPRKSYFAENQKFQNIILKRFRKRQILLQGSISINSSLLELIDSLTFLDNSIELKLIGPIQEEEKYFMKDFALNKQVADRTKYFMPVPYNELPSHTWLATLGVCLYKKTDINHQTMGTASNKIYEYAACGLPVIVSDQPNYREHLAGESWVRFADPDDSHSIASAVEDILSDFDNYQAMCLGARQAFEEKYNYESAFSPLLMKIQELLNCSKTAKL
- a CDS encoding class I SAM-dependent methyltransferase, which produces MSLFSKIASQKSYLSSIDPANRNALIQFQHRMSEYYLTSPYHSNWIKGLNVRWQNGVHDAQLSMCKLIPDGATVLEVGCGDGSAAQEISTRVKEVLYTGVDLSAQMWEGRQDFNFMVARAEQLPFSSASFDVVLSMFVIEHLVFPSSFLDEAWRVLKPGGKLITIAPDFDANAMPSEKNGFSYGTGRTKLLQGKLLDALMTFYDSRIRLPFLRFKRRNKIGKFLFEFPIFVEPRCLQFSEFITDCDAVYPVSSQEIVNYLEEKTDYKDQLVFYRNSSTFGLLITKK
- a CDS encoding glycosyltransferase family 2 protein, whose product is MNKIAILIPTFNSETTISETLESIQSQNEWLPKISAVYIADDYSSDRTIALVEQSWKMPTQLNILKADKNLGERGNVNRAMAVLRDSTDWVLILHSDDIAKPNWLETMILRIEACSEKVGSICSSWDNLMPDGSLRQGEDNLNREIEVIEGHQKSVRDTLLKGCWWHISGCAIRVKAFEDCGGFSPNLPQLGDWEWLLRCLHSGWSVEYIPRTLILYRQSTVSVSSKSFQTHRDITEFLEIIPQYIKFLESTELRHLYMQKVDSLIRRAVKSLITLNITRFMQAFQVLFTLLLSLRESQKNSKILYND
- a CDS encoding glycosyltransferase, with amino-acid sequence MHKPRYHCHLWCPELFNATGGIQRYSSFCFKAFQTLHPDFAYDILIKHDTDVPPKSANLCFHPTGNWPLSLRTPAFAAQLIGLGVWQRPNLIFSTHLNFSIPAYLLKRLFGIPYWVVAHGIEVWNLQNSNLQTALKHADRILAVSHYTRDRILKEQNLNPDQVVVLPNTFDADNFQIAPKPDSLLKRYGLQAQQPIILTVARLSQSEQYKGYDKILTALPQIRQAIPDVHYVLVGKGDDRTRVEDLIAKFQLQDCVTLAGYVPDAELNSHYNLCDLFAMPSKGEGFGIVYLEALACGKPTLGGNKDGALDALCQGELGALVDPDNTDAIAQTVIQILQGAYPNPLIYQPEALREKVIKQFGFERFQQTLGGYLENHFRSS
- a CDS encoding phytanoyl-CoA dioxygenase family protein, translated to MFNSDFLNISNSEIVHDLKTKGYFAFEQALNAQYVDELLQEIDFDQLLLNTNDVGVVIAQDIKFLTHCLASSKKTYDVITSQKVLDICKEYFTDNYKLTNHRVYQTSQNSHMPWHTDNNRQIGKQLSEKHNMPGLLFLFYLSDVEKNAFQYIKDSHKWSRKYSHEIYLSDSYIESKYSEDILTFPMKKGSFILCDIHGIHRAEPFHDKTYDRTTLLFQVDQVGSDNLGHGEKNIVNTEYLENLTPEVMDYLGFGFRRDYPAFPNTSIATMTLPDILKLQKQLLPKTLEGLNKIIVKSLLPAEAIINAKRFRWHIQSKYFKQKQNP